A single Hippocampus zosterae strain Florida chromosome 17, ASM2543408v3, whole genome shotgun sequence DNA region contains:
- the LOC127590348 gene encoding carbohydrate sulfotransferase 12-like isoform X1, with protein MGTSRMFHIFVVLGSAFMILLIILYWKEVGASHQYLHTPVSPGPKMTKPAQQQQQHPQKPQPPQPPSFLSDIDAFVNQFLEPGTGEPTDQVPAEASNQSEKAEERYVPRQEWKIHLTPVAAELRQRQENRQRLLKDLCANDSLEFPGKNRSFDDIPNKELDHLIVDDRHGVIYCYVPKVACTNWKRIMIVLSESLLRDGVPQRDPMAIPRDLAHNASMHFTFNKFWKRYGKFARHLMKVKLKKYTKFLFVRDPFVRLISAYRDKFELRNEDFYRRFAKVMLRRYANHSTPPDSVDEAFTLGVHPSFSHFTQYLLDPQTEKYGPFNEHWQQVYRLCHPCQIQYDFVGHLETAEEDAEHLLRLLRVDNVVEFPTSHRNLTASDSESDWFSTVPLEVRRELYKLYEPDFRLFGYDRPRSILNE; from the exons ATGGGAACATCCAGGATGTTTCACATTTTCGTCGTCCTGGGCTCCGCCTTCATGATCCTTTTAATCATCCTCTACTGGAAGGAAGTCGGAGCGTCCCATCAGTATTTGCACACCCCTGTCTCACCCGGACCCAAAATGACAAAACCTgctcaacagcagcagcaacatccGCAGAAGCctcaacccccccaacccccgtccTTCCTCTCCGACATCGATGCCTTTGTCAACCAGTTCTTAGAGCCTGGAACTGGCGAACCCACTGACCAGGTGCCCGCCGAAGCaagcaaccaatcagagaaGGCGGAAGAGCGATATGTTCCGAGGCAGGAGTGGAAGATTCATTTGACTCCAGTGGCAGCAGAGCTTCGCCAGAGACAG GAGAACCGGCAGAGGTTACTTAAAGATCTGTGCGCCAATGACAGCCTGGAGTTCCCCGGCAAAAACCGCTCATTTGACGACATTCCCAACAAGGAGCTGGATCATCTCATAGTCGATGACAGGCACGGTGTTATCTACTGCTACGTGCCAAAG GTGGCTTGTACCAACTGGAAGCGAATCATGATCGTTCTCAGCGAGAGTCTGCTCCGCGACGGCGTTCCCCAAAGGGACCCGATGGCCATCCCCAGGGATCTGGCTCACAACGCCAGCATGCATTTCACCTTCAACAAGTTTTGGAAGCGCTACGGCAAATTTGCAAGGCACCTCATGAAG gtcAAACTGAAGAAGTACACAAAGTTCCTTTTTGTGCGGGACCCATTCGTGCGTCTCATATCCGCCTACCGGGATAAATTTGAGCTGCGCAACGAGGACTTTTACCGCCGCTTCGCTAAAGTCATGCTGCGGCGCTACGCCAACCACTCGACGCCCCCCGACTCTGTGGATGAGGCGTTTACCTTGGGGGTTCACCCTTCCTTCTCTCATTTCACCCAGTATCTACTGGACCCTCAGACGGAGAAGTACGGTCCCTTTAATGAGCACTGGCAGCAGGTATACCGCCTGTGTCACCCGTGCCAGATCCAATATGACTTTGTGGGCCACTTGGAGACGGCCGAGGAAGACGCTGAGCATTTGCTACGCCTGCTGCGCGTGGACAACGTGGTGGAGTTTCCTACCTCGCACAGGAATCTGACAGCCAGCGACTCGGAATCAGACTGGTTCAGCACGGTGCCGCTGGAGGTGCGGAGGGAACTTTACAAGCTGTATGAACCCGACTTCAGGCTTTTTGGTTACGATAGACCCCGCTCTATCCTCAATGAGTGA
- the c1qtnf6a gene encoding complement C1q tumor necrosis factor-related protein 1: MLGVLLSLSFVHLVTQAAPPTGSPVPCKRCCDDLQPAEDSAAPPAGGGYNQLPQVRAYINMTILKGDKGDRGERGTPGKTGPEGPPGAIGPMGSKGSKGQAGLPGDPCKVQHAAFSVGRRKSLHSLEAYQALIFDTVFVNLDNHFNMFSGKFVCHTPGIYFFNVNIHTWNFKETYLHIMRNEAEQAIVYAQPSDRSIMQSQSLMLDLNANDEVWVRLYKRERENAIYSDDVDIYVTFNGHLIKASSE; encoded by the exons ATGTTGGGCGTCCTCCTCAGCCTGTCCTTTGTTCACCTGGTGACACAGGCAGCCCCTCCCACAGGCTCCCCTGTGCCCTGCAAGCGCTGCTGCGATGACCTGCAACCAGCGGAGGACAGCGCGGCCCCTCCCGCGGGAGGGGGATACAACCAGCTGCCCCAGGTCCGCGCCTACATCAACATGACCATCCTTAAAG gTGACAAAGGAGACCGTGGTGAAAGAGGGACACCGGGTAAAACTGGACCGGAAGGCCCTCCGGGAGCCATCGGACCCATGGGCTCAAAAGGCTCCAAGGGCCAGGCCGGTCTCCCCGGAGACCCTTGCAAAGTCCAGCACGCCGCTTTTTCCGTGGGCCGTCGCAAGTCCCTCCACAGCCTGGAGGCCTACCAGGCGCTGATATTCGACACCGTTTTCGTGAACCTCGACAACCACTTCAACATGTTCAGCGGGAAATTCGTCTGTCACACACCCGGGATCTATTTCTTCAACGTCAATATCCACACGTGGAACTTCAAGGAGACCTACCTGCACATCATGCGCAATGAAGCCGAGCAGGCGATCGTGTACGCTCAGCCCAGCGACCGCTCCATCATGCAGAGCCAGAGCCTGATGCTGGACTTGAACGCCAACGACGAGGTGTGGGTCCGCCTGTATAAGCGGGAAAGGGAAAATGCCATTTACAGCGATGACGTGGATATTTATGTCACCTTCAATGGACACCTCATCAAAGCAAGCTCCGAGTGA
- the LOC127590348 gene encoding carbohydrate sulfotransferase 12-like isoform X2 has protein sequence MGTSRMFHIFVVLGSAFMILLIILYWKEVGASHQYLHTPVSPGPKMTKPAQQQQQHPQKPQPPQPPSFLSDIDAFVNQFLEPGTGEPTDQVPAEASNQSEKAEERYVPRQEWKIHLTPVAAELRQRQENRQRLLKDLCANDSLEFPGKNRSFDDIPNKELDHLIVDDRHGVIYCYVPKVACTNWKRIMIVLSESLLRDGVPQRDPMAIPRDLAHNASMHFTFNKFWKRYGKFARHLMKYLLDPQTEKYGPFNEHWQQVYRLCHPCQIQYDFVGHLETAEEDAEHLLRLLRVDNVVEFPTSHRNLTASDSESDWFSTVPLEVRRELYKLYEPDFRLFGYDRPRSILNE, from the exons ATGGGAACATCCAGGATGTTTCACATTTTCGTCGTCCTGGGCTCCGCCTTCATGATCCTTTTAATCATCCTCTACTGGAAGGAAGTCGGAGCGTCCCATCAGTATTTGCACACCCCTGTCTCACCCGGACCCAAAATGACAAAACCTgctcaacagcagcagcaacatccGCAGAAGCctcaacccccccaacccccgtccTTCCTCTCCGACATCGATGCCTTTGTCAACCAGTTCTTAGAGCCTGGAACTGGCGAACCCACTGACCAGGTGCCCGCCGAAGCaagcaaccaatcagagaaGGCGGAAGAGCGATATGTTCCGAGGCAGGAGTGGAAGATTCATTTGACTCCAGTGGCAGCAGAGCTTCGCCAGAGACAG GAGAACCGGCAGAGGTTACTTAAAGATCTGTGCGCCAATGACAGCCTGGAGTTCCCCGGCAAAAACCGCTCATTTGACGACATTCCCAACAAGGAGCTGGATCATCTCATAGTCGATGACAGGCACGGTGTTATCTACTGCTACGTGCCAAAG GTGGCTTGTACCAACTGGAAGCGAATCATGATCGTTCTCAGCGAGAGTCTGCTCCGCGACGGCGTTCCCCAAAGGGACCCGATGGCCATCCCCAGGGATCTGGCTCACAACGCCAGCATGCATTTCACCTTCAACAAGTTTTGGAAGCGCTACGGCAAATTTGCAAGGCACCTCATGAAG TATCTACTGGACCCTCAGACGGAGAAGTACGGTCCCTTTAATGAGCACTGGCAGCAGGTATACCGCCTGTGTCACCCGTGCCAGATCCAATATGACTTTGTGGGCCACTTGGAGACGGCCGAGGAAGACGCTGAGCATTTGCTACGCCTGCTGCGCGTGGACAACGTGGTGGAGTTTCCTACCTCGCACAGGAATCTGACAGCCAGCGACTCGGAATCAGACTGGTTCAGCACGGTGCCGCTGGAGGTGCGGAGGGAACTTTACAAGCTGTATGAACCCGACTTCAGGCTTTTTGGTTACGATAGACCCCGCTCTATCCTCAATGAGTGA